TTTAGCACAATCTGGCGGTCGTCATTGTTATGGGCCGCTTTTTCCGCGCGCGTGTTCCAAAACGAGTAAAGTGCCATTCGGCCATTATAGAAAATTAGACCAAAGGTTTGCCCGATGAAAATGGCCAGTGTAACGGCAATTGCGGGATTTTTGGTAGTAGCCATGGCTAAGCCAATCCCACCATAGGCTGCGTAGGTTATTTCACTATTAGTTGCGCCACCTGTTGACAAGTTGGCAATGAAGACAGCTTGGACGGCTAAGCCGCATAGGATACCGTTTTTAACATCCCCAAAAGCGAGCCCAACTAGCAGTCCGGCTACCAGCGGTCGGCCGACGATGTAAAATCCACCTGACATGCCGAATAGCCATGGCGATTCAATCGCACCAAGGTAACAAAAGATACCAGTCAGTAAAGCTGGAAAAAACAAATTATTCATAATTATTGCCTCCAAAGATAGTTAAGACATTGAATCA
This genomic window from Lactobacillus panisapium contains:
- a CDS encoding PTS mannose/fructose/sorbose/N-acetylgalactosamine transporter subunit IIC, with the translated sequence MNNLFFPALLTGIFCYLGAIESPWLFGMSGGFYIVGRPLVAGLLVGLAFGDVKNGILCGLAVQAVFIANLSTGGATNSEITYAAYGGIGLAMATTKNPAIAVTLAIFIGQTFGLIFYNGRMALYSFWNTRAEKAAHNNDDRQIVLNHLVYPQITTFLLRAVPVFLAIFYGKGLVNWLINSIPAIVTHIIQVLGGVLPALGIAMLMSIVIKNKAHFIFFFAGFVLLAFAKLSMIAIVFIAALVAYLYYVATAKNNQPAASSADNGPEAVDTDDTYEDEDLF